One Micropterus dolomieu isolate WLL.071019.BEF.003 ecotype Adirondacks linkage group LG23, ASM2129224v1, whole genome shotgun sequence DNA window includes the following coding sequences:
- the smad9 gene encoding mothers against decapentaplegic homolog 9: protein MNSSTSITSLFSFTSPAVKRLLGWKQGDEEEKWAEKAVDSLVKKLKKTKGAMEELERALSCPGQPSKCVTIPRSLDGRLQVSHRKGLPHVIYCRVWRWPDLQSHHELKALECCEFPFGSKQKDICVNPYHYRRVETPVLPPVLVPRHSEFNPQHSLLAKFRNASLHNEPLMPQNATYPDSFPPLPCSTFSSSPSSSLAQSPNSQSYPDSPNSSAEPGSPYHITAETPPPPYTMMETSPQDDVKPSNSTEPIKLTFSAPHRDLRPVCYEEPEYWCSVAYYELNNRVGETFHASSRSVLVDGFTDPSNNKNRFCLGLLSNVNRNSTIEHTRRHIGKGLHLYYVGGEVYAECLSDSSIFVQSRNCNFQHGFHATTVCKIPSGCSLKIFNNQLFAQLLAQSVNHGFEVVYELTKMCTIRMSFVKGWGAEYHRQDVTSTPCWIEVHLHGPLQWLDKVLTQMGSPHNPISSVS, encoded by the exons ATGAACTCCTCTACCTCCATTACATCCCTATTCTCCTTCACCAGCCCGGCGGTGAAGCGCCTGCTTGGCTGGAAACAAGGGGATGAGGAGGAGAAGTGGGCGGAAAAGGCTGTGGACTCTCTTGTGAAGAAACTAAAGAAGACGAAAGGGGCGATGGAAGAGCTGGAGAGAGCCCTCAGCTGCCCCGGTCAGCCCA GCAAGTGCGTGACGATTCCTCGGTCGCTGGATGGGAGGTTGCAGGTGTCCCACaggaagggtctgccccatgtcATCTACTGCAGGGTGTGGCGCTGGCCTGACCTGCAGTCCCACCACGAGCTGAAAGCCCTGGAGTGCTGCGAGTTCCCCTTCGGCTCCAAGCAGAAGGACATCTGTGTCAACCCCTACCACTACAGGCGCGTGGAGACTCCAG TGCTGCCGCCAGTTCTGGTCCCACGCCACAGCGAGTTCAACCCTCAACACAGTTTACTGGCAAAGTTCAGGAACGCTTCCCTGCACAATGAGCCTCTGATGCCCCAGAACGCCACCTACCCGGACTCTTTCCCTCCACTGCCGTGCTcaaccttctcctcctccccttcttcctctctcgcCCAGTCTCCCAACTCACAGAGTTACCCCGACTCCCCCAACAGCTCTGCAGAGCCTGGCAGTCCGTATCACATCACAG CTGAGACTCCCCCACCACCGTACACCATGATGGAGACGAGCCCTCAAGACGATGTGAAGCCCAGCAACTCCACAGAACCCATCAAACTCACATTTTCTGCTCCGCACAGAG ACTTACGGCCCGTGTGTTACGAGGAACCAGAGTACTGGTGTTCCGTAGCTTACTACGAACTCAACAACCGGGTGGGGGAGACCTTCCACGCGTCATCCCGCAGCGTCTTGGTGGACGGCTTCACAGACCCATCCAACAACAAGAACCGCTTCTGCCTTGGCCTGCTATCCAATGTCAACCGCAACTCCACCATCGAACAcacacgccggcacataggcaAAG GTTTACACCTGTACTACGTAGGCGGCGAGGTGTACGCAGAGTGTCTGAGTGACAGCAGTATCTTCGTCCAGAGCCGCAACTGTAACTTCCAGCATGGCTTCCACGCCACCACAGTGTGTAAGATCCCCAGCGGCTGCAGCCTCAAGATCTTTAACAACCAGCTGTTCGCCCAGCTCCTCGCACAGTCCGTTAACCACGGCTTTGAAGTAGTCTATGAGCTCACTAAGATGTGCACCATCCGCATGAGCTTTGTTAAG GGCTGGGGTGCCGAATACCACCGTCAAGATGTGACCAGCACCCCCTGCTGGATCGAGGTACATCTGCACGGGCCCTTGCAGTGGCTGGACAAGGTCCTCACACAGATGGGTTCCCCGCACAACCCTATTTCTTCAGTGTCataa